The segment CCCGACCGGGTTGGTCCCGACCGGGATCGCGGTGACGGCCAGGAACGTCGTGGGTACCGCCGTGGCCCGCACCGGGCCGGGAGTGGCGGCCGGCTCCAGCAGACTCTGCGCCGACGTCGAGAGTTGAGTACTCATGTGGACCCCTTCGGTGGGGGCCGTCCAGAGATCCCGCTCCGGGGCGCCACAACTACAGGCCCCGCGTCGCAAAAAAAGCGATGGGCCGCGCATCCCCGAGGAGGGATGGGCAGCCCATTGGTCGGTCGCCTTCTTGCTTCCCGCGCCGCGGGGCGGGAAACCCCTGCCCTGACCGGCGTGTGGTGCCTTCTCGAAGGTTTTGCGGACGGGGAGTTCCCGCCGGCGCACGCCGGTCAGCGGAACGGGAGCGGCCGTCCGCGCTCCTCCTCCGGCCGGGGGCCGAAGATGCGCCGGTCCGCCTCCGCGATCGCGACATCGTGGATACCGGCCTCCCGGCGCCGCATCAGCCCGTCCGCGTCGAACTCCCACAGCTCGTTGCCGTAGCTGCGCCACCACTGGCCGGCCGCGTCATGGGACTCGTACTGGAAGCGCACCGCGATGCGGTTGCCGCTGTACGACCAGAGCTCCTTGCGCAGCGCGTAGTCCAGCTCCCGGGCCCACTTCCGGCGCAGGAAGGCGACGATCTCGTCGCGGCCGGTGAGGAAGGTGTCGCGGTTCCGCCAGACCGAGTCCTCGGTGTAGGCGAGGGCGACCCGCTCCGGGTCGCGGGTGTTCCAGGCGTCCTCGGCCGCCTGCACCTTCTGCTGTGCGCCCGGCTCGTCGAACGGGGGGAAGGGTGCGCGTGGCGCCATGGCGAACTCCCTTTCGCACAATCGGAGAACGATCGTTCTCCCTCGGTCGGCTAGTGTAGAGAACGACCGTTCTCCTGGAAAGCCCCGGAAGTGCCATGGACCTCGATGAAGCCCGTACGCGGATACTCGACGCCGCGGAGAAGCTGTTCTACGACCGCGGCATCCAGGCCGTCGGGATGGATGAACTCCGCACCGCCGCCGGGGTGTCGCTCAAGCGCCTCTACCAGTGCTTCCCCGCCAAGCACGACCTCGTCGAGGCGTATCTGCGCCGCCGTGACACCCGCTGGCGCGCCGCACTCGCCGAGTACGTAGACGCGCACGCCGACGGCCCCGCGGACCGGCCGCTCGCGGTCTTCGACTGGCTGGGCGCGTGGTTCGCGGAGGACGGCTTCCGCGGCTGTGCCTTCGTCCACGCGTACGGGGAGCTGGGGGCGACCTCCGACCGGGTCGGCCGGGTCGCGCGGGAGCACAAGGAGGCGCTGCTGGGGTACGTGGTCGGTCTGGTGCGAGCGGTGCCGGTGGGTGAACCGGAGGTGCTGGCACGGCAGTTGGTGCTGCTGATCGACGGGGCGATCGTGGGCGCCGCCCTCATGGGCGAGCCCGGCGCCGCCCGGCAGGCCCGTACCGCCGCCGCAGCGCTCATGGCGGCGGCGGGGAGCGCCGCGGGAACGGGGGTGGCGCGCAACGGAACCTGATGGCACAGGAGTTCGAAGACCGACTAAGATCAACTACGTGCACGCGGTACCCGCCACGCCCCATTCGTGGCGGGCTTTTCGCGTCTTCCGCCGGTATTTCGAGGAGAGGACTCCCCCCACACATGACCCGTTCGAAGCTGCTCCGCGCCCTGACCGTCGCCGGCACGATCGCGCTGAGCGCCGTCGCCACCACCCCGGCCGCGCATGCCGCCGCCTCCTCCTGCACCCACGACTGGTCGGGGCCGCAGATCTGCATCAAGACCGATGGCAGGGACGGCACGCCCCAGCCCGGCACCGTCACCGCGACCTGGACCAACCCGCCCAAGAGCCGGCAGTCCGCGACCGTCTACCTCACCGCTACGGACGGCGGGAGCAGCTACTCCTTCAAGGCGAAGCGGTCCGGTGACCAGATCGTCGGCCGCACCGCCCCGGGGATCCAGCCGAGCGGCAGCACGCTCTGTGTCCGTTTCAAGGGCAGCTCGCACAAGGCCTGCCTGGAGATGATCAACCGCAACGGCTCGTTCTAGCGCCACGCGGACACCACGCGGCCGCAGCTCACCCGAGCTGCGGCCGCGTCGGCCGTTCGGCGGGGAGCCGGGTCAGCCCAGCGCCCGCTCCAGGCTGTCCAGCGCCGAGGCCAGTTCCTCGGGGGTGATGGTCAGCGGCGGGGCCAGCCGGATCGTGGAGCCATGGGTGTCCTTGACCAGGACGCCTTCCTTCAGCAGACGTTCGCTGATCTCCCGGCCGGTGCCCAGGGCGGGGTCGATGTCGACACCGGCCCACAGGCCGCGGGCGCGGAAACCGGTCACGCCCTTCCCGGTCAGGACGGCCAGGCCGTCGCGCAGTACGGCGCCGAGTTCGGTGGCGCGGCGCTGGAACTCGCCGGTGGCGAGCAGCTCGATCACGGCCGAACCGACCGCCGCCGCCAGCGGGTTGCCGCCGAAGGTCGAGCCGTGCTGGCCGGGGCCGATCACGCCGAGCACGTCGCGGCGGGCGACGACCGCGGAGACCGGGACGATGCCGCCGCCGAGCGCCTTGCCGAGCAGCAGCATGTCCGGCACCACGGACTCGTGCTCGACCGCGAGGGTGGTGCCGGTGCGGCCCAGCCCGGACTGGATCTCGTCGGCGATGAACAGACAGCCGTTGCGCCGGGTCAGTTCGCGTACGCCGGTGAGGTAGCCGTCGTCGGGGATCAGGACGCCCGCCTCGCCCTGGATGGGCTCGATCAGCACGGCGGCCGTCGTCTCGTCCAGGGCCGCTTCCAGCGCGGCGAGGTCGTTGTACGGGACGGTGCGGAAGCCGGGGGCGAAGGGGCCGAAGCCGACGCGGGCGGTGTCGTCGTCGGAGAAGCCGACGATGGTGGTCGTCCGGCCGTGGAAGTTGCCGCCCGCCACCACGATCGTCGCGCGGTCCGCGGGGACGCCCTTGATGTCGTACGCCCACTTGCGGGCGACCTTGATGCCGCTCTCCACCGCCTCGGCGCCGGTGTTCATGGGCAGCACCATGTCCAGGCCGGTCAGCTCGGCGAGGCCCTCGGCGAAACCCGCCAGCCGGTCGTTGTGGAACGCCCGCGAGGTGAGGGTGAGCTGGTCGAGCTGGCGGTGCGCGGCCTCGATCAGGGCCGGGTGGCGATGGCCGAAGTTGAGGGCCGAATAGCCGGCCAGCATGTCGAGGTAGCGGCGCCCCTCGACGTCCTCGACCCAGACCCCTTCGGCGCGCGCGACCACCACGGGCAGCGGGTGGTAGTTGTGCGCGAGAACCGGGCTCTCGGCCTGGATGAGCTCCGCGGACGAACGGGGAGCGCCAACCTGGGCGGTACGGGTGGGAGCGGTCATGAGCGGATCTCCTGGGTGCAGCACTTGATGCCGCCGCCGGCCTTGTGGAACTCCGACAGGTCGACGGGGACGGGGACATAGCCGTGCGCGCTGAGCTGAGCGATCAGGCCGGATGCCTGCGGGGCGACGAAGACATGGCGGCCGTCGGAGACGGAGTTGAGGCCGAAGGCCATGGCGTCCTCCCGGGTGGCGAGCACCGCGTCGGGGAACAGCCGCCGCAGCACCTCACGGCTGCCGGACGAGAACGCCTCGGGGTAGTAGGCGATATGCGCCTCGCCCGTCTCCGGCGATTCGCCGAGGACGAAGAGCGCGGTGTCCAGGTGGTAGAAGTACGGGTCCACCAGCTGGAGGCCGATCGTCGGCACGCCGAAGAACTCCTGCACCTCGCGATGCGCCGCCGGGGTGGTGCGAAAGCCGGTGCCCGCCAGGATGAAGCGGCCGGCCGGGACGAGATCGCCCTCGCCCTCGCACGCTGACTCCGGCCGGTAGACGTCGTAGCCGGCCGCCTTGAACCAGGTCTCGTACTCCGTGGACTCCGGCCGCCGCTGCGGCGCGTGGAAGTGCGAGCCGAAGACCCGGCCGCCCACGACCAGCGCGGAGTTCGCCGCGAACACCATGTCCGGCAGGCCGGGCACCGGGGGCACCGTCTCCACGGTGTGCCCATGGGCGCGGTAGGTGCCCATCAGCGCCTCCCACTGGCGCCCCGCGAGCGCGGTGTCCACGGGCACGTCCGCCCGCATCCAGGGATTGATCGCGTAATGCACGGCGAAGTGTCTGGGCTCGCAGACCAGATAGCGCCGGGGGCGGGACTCACGACTCATCGGCACGGGACGATCCCTTCGCTTCCTCGGGCAATGCGGGGTGACCAGGGGTCACAGAGGGTCACCCCGATGGCTCCAAGGTAAGGAGCGAGGGATTCGGGCCACAAGCAACAAATGCTGCTGATCGGCGCAGCAATGCTGCGTGTTTCTGAGCTTTCACGCAGCTTTGCTGCGCGCTTTCCGTCCCGGATTCCGCTTCCCCGGAGGGCGTGCCCGGCTTCCGAAGGCTGTGACGGGCCACGCGCACCGGGCGCCTCAGCGGGCGGCTCCTCCGGAGGGCTGCTGGGCGCCCGCCTCCGGGCTGTCCGGCAGCAGATGGGACAGCACCATGTAACTGATCGTCTTGCGGATGAACGGCTCGGCCCGGATGCGTTCGAGCACCTCCTCGAAGTGCTCCACATCGGTCGCCCGTACGTGCAGCAGCGCATCCGCGCCACCGGTGACCGTCATCGCCGCCGCGATCTCCGGGTGGTTGCGCACCACCTCCGCGAGCCGGCGGGGCGGCGCCGCGCTGTCGCAGTACACCTCGACATACGCCTCGGTCAGCCAGCCCAGCGCGGCCGGCCGGACGGTGGCGGTGAACCCCGTGATGACGTTGTTCTCCCGCATCCGGTCCACCCGCCGCTTCACCGCGGTGGACGACAGCCCGACCGCCGCCCCGATCTCCGCGAAGCTCGCCCGGCCGTTGTCGATCAGCGCCGCCACGATCTTGCGGTCGAGGTCGTCGAAGGGCACGGCCTTGTGGGTCACTGGGCCTCCCGATCCCGTCCCGGTCCCGCGTCCTCGCGGGTGCCTCACGGTAGCCGTTCGGCGCGGGCCGCCTGCGTGGCCGGGGGAGGGGTCAGTCCACGTCGACGTGGTCGAAGAGTGCCAGCATCCTGGTGAGCACCCGCACGCATGCCGTGACCTCCGCGTCGGTCAGATCGCCGTCGACCTGGCCCAGCAGCGCATGCTCGCGCACGAGCACCGCGGTGATGGCGGCCCTGCCGTCGTCGGTCAGCCGGATCAGCGAGGAGCGCTGATGGGCGGGGTTGGGGGTGATCTCGACCAGGTGCCGGGCCGCGGCGTCGTGCACCATGCGCTGCACGAACTGCCGGCTCAGCGCCTGTGCGCGGCCCATCTGCGGGACGGTCATCGGGCCGTTCTCCCGGAGCAGATCCAGGACGGCGCGGACGCCGACGGACAGCCCCTCGATCGGGGCGGCCTGTTCGACCTTGCGCTGGACCCGTCGGTACAGCGGGCCCACGAGGTCGAACACCTCCGTGAGCCGGTGGGCGAGGTCATCGGGCGGCAGGGGCGGGGCGGTCTCGGTCACAGGACCATCATGACACCCTGGTTGCCAAGTTGCGAGAAGAATGACACCTTGGTTGTCATGACTGATGCCCTTGATGTGCGCACGTTAGAGACGCCGGACGGACTTCTCGCCTATCGCGAACTCGGCAGCGGACGGCCCGTGGTGCTGCTGCACGGCGGGTTCGTGGACGGCGGGATGTGGGACGACCAACTGCCGTACTTCGCACGGGACCACCGGGTGATCGTGCCGGACGCCCGGGGGCACGGCGCGTCCGCCAACGCGACCCGGGCCTTCCGCCCCGCCGACGATCTCGCCGCGCTGCTGCGCCACCTCGACACCGGCCCCGCGGTCCTGGTGGGACTGTCGATGGGCGCGGCTACGGCGGTGGACACCGCGCTGGAGCATCCCGGTCTGGTGCGCGCGCTGGTGGTCAGCGGCGCCGGGACCAGTGAGCCGGAGTACCACCACCCCTGGGCCCGGGGCGTGCTGGCCGCCCAGGCCCGCGCGATGGCCGCCGGCGACATCGAGGGGTGGATCGACGCCTTCCTGATGTTCGCGGCCGGCCCGCACCGCACGGTCGACGCGGTCGATCCGCAGGTCGTAGGACGCGTACGGGACATGGCGGAGCGGACGTTGGCCAAGCACACCGGCGCCGAACCGGACTGGCGGGTGCCGGTGGCCGATACCTGGGCGCGGGCCGCGAAGATCACGGTCCCGGTGCTGGCCGTCCACGGCGGCCTCGACTCGGACGACTGCATCGGTATGGCCGAACGCCTCGTGCGGTCCGTCGCGCACGGCCGTGCCGTCACCATCGACGGCACCGGGCACTACCCCAACATGGAGCGGCCGGACCTCTTCAACCGGACGGTGGGGGCGGCGCTGCCCGCCCTCTTCGCGCACCAGAACTGATGCGCCGGGCGGTACCCGGACCCGGGCGGACCGGCGGCGGCCCTGCCGTCCGACGGGCGGGCAGGGGAAACCAGTTGCTCCGCACTGACCCCGCTGACAAGGTACGCGGACCGCCACCCCGACCGCATCGGCAAGATGGCGCTGATCACGCCCAGCGTCCTGGCCGTCGGGCTCGACATCACCGGCGACCTCCGGTGCGAGACCGCGCGGCTCCGCCACGAGGAGCCGTGGTTCGCCCCCGCGTTCGCGGCCTTGGAAGCGCTCGTCGCGGGCAAGCCGGCGGACGGCTGCCGCGAGGCCATCGCGCCGTTCTTCTACGGCCGTTGGGACGCGGCGGCGCAGGCTCACCGGGCCGCGGAGGACGACCAGCGGAACGCCGCGGCCGCGGCTGTCTTCGGCGCGGAAGGCGCCTTCGAACCGGAGGCCACCCGCGCGGCGCTCGCCGGTTTCGGGCGGCCGGTGCTGCTGCTCGCCGGAGAGGCCGACCTGGGCGCCCCGCCGCCTGTGATGGCGGAGTTCACCGGCCTGTTCCCGCACGCCCGGCTCGTCGTGCAGCCGGGCGCCGGGCACTTCCCGTGGCTCGACGATCCCGGGCGCTTCACGGCGGCCACCGCGGCGTTCCTGGCGTAGGCGCCGGTGTGGGCGCGGCCCACCGGATGCGCCTCGGGCGGGCCGGGGCCCGGTGCGTGGGTGCACCGACCCCGGCGGACTCCGCATGGGATCCTGGTGTGTCGAGGATCTGCCGGACGGTCGGTGGACGTGCGGCGATGACGAGGGTGCCTGATGAGACTCTGCTTCCTGGTGGAGGAGCAGTACCGCCATGACGGCATGCCGCTGGAGGTGATCCACCAACTCCGCGCCTGGGGGCACCAGGTGGACGTGGTGTGGCCCGGCCGTTCGCTGATCCGGATATCCGAGGCGATCCAGGCGGGCAGCCACGATGCCTGGGTCCTCAAGACCGTCTCCGGCGGTCCGGGCCTGACGCTCCTGGAAGCGGCCGCTTCGGTCGGGCTGACGACGGTGAACGATGTCCGGGCCATCCGTGGCGTACGGGACAAGGCGCTGGCCGCGGTGATCGCCCGCGGCAAGGGGCTGCCGGTCCCGGTGACGTACGCGGCGGCCCGTCCCGAGGAGTTCGCGGAGATAGCCGAGGCGGAGTTCCCGCTCGTGGTGAAGCCCGCGGACGGCAGTTCCGGGCGCGCCGTACGGCTGGTGGCGACGCCGGACCGGCTGCTGGAGCCGGGCGGCCCGGCGGGCCCTGATGGACCGGTCGGCGGGCTGCTGATCGCCCAGCCCTATGTCCCCAACTCCGGTACGGATCTGAAGGTCTACAGCGTCGCCGGGGAGCTCTACGCGACCGAGCGGTGCTCACCGCTGCACCCCGCACACGCCGTACGCGAACGGCAGGTGCCGCTGACTCCTGAAGTCGCCCGGATCACCGCTGAGATAGGCGACGTTTTCGGCCTCGACCTCTACGGGGTCGACATCCTGCTCGGGCCGGACGGCCCGGTGGTCGTCGACATCAATGACTTCCCCAGCTTCCGTCAGGTGCCGGACGCGGTCGCCCGGGTGTCCGCCGCGGTCCTGGACCTGGCCCGGAACGGGGCGCGGGGACGGGGGCGGGAGGCGTGCGGGGGAGAGGCGTCCGTACGGGAGGACGCGCAGGACATGCCGGACGCGCAGGACACGCAGACGGCGGGCCGGACGGGTGCCGCGGCCGCGCCGGCCACGGCGCAGGCCGGCGCGACGGCCGCCCCGCCGTCCCCGTTCGCCGCGCCGTCCGTTCCCCGTCCCACCCGGCCCGCGGCGTCGATCGGCGGCGGCCGGTGAGGATCTGTCTGCTCACCGCGGACCCGGGGCATCCGCTGCTGGCCGCGGTCTCCGGGCTGCTGACGCCGGATCACCGGGTCGAAAGCCTGGACCCGGGCGCCGGGGGGCCGGGCCCGGACCTCTCCTCGCTCGCCGATGTCTATCTCCTCAAGGCCCGGACGCCCCGGGCGCTGGCGCTCGCCGCGCGCCTGGAGGAGCACGGCGCCCCGGTGCTCAACTCGGCTGCGGCGACCGCCCGGTGCCAGGACCGGGTGGCGATGGCCGCCGTGGCCCGCGCGGCGGGGCTGCCGTTCGCGGCCACCCGCTCCGTGGCCACCCTGGGGGAGCTGGCCGCGGCCGGTACCCCGGACGGCCCGCTGGTGATCAAGAGCCGGTTCAGCCGCCGCCGGGACCTGGTGACCCGCGCCGACAGCGCCGTACGGCTGCGGGAACTGGCCGCCGACTGGGCCGAGGAGCCGGTGGTGGTCCAGGACTTCACCCCCAACAGCGGCTGGGACCACAAGCTGTGGGTGGTCGATGGGCAGCTCTTCGCCGCACTGCGCCGTTCGGAGCTGGCCCCGGACGGCCGCGGTCCGAACGTGCCGCTGCCGGTCGGCGAACTGCCCGCGAGCTGGACCGCCGCCGCGCTCCGGGTCGGCGAGGTCTTCGGCCTGGACGTCTACGGGGTGGATCTGCTCGACGCCGGGGGCGGTGCGCCCCTCATCGTGGATATCAACGCCTTTCCCGGGATCCGCGGCCAGGCCGGTGCTCCGGAGGCGCTGGCGGCGCTCGCCCTGCGGACCGCGGAGCGCGGGCGGGCCGGCGGCGCGGACGAAGGAAGCGCGGACGAAAGAAAAGTGCCACAAGTCAGCCAGAAATGAACCCGGTTGGTGCCGCTCCGAACCGAAGGGGAGCGGAGCCGGAAGCTCCTCCTCCGTAAGGCCTAAGGCGCTCGGCCCCGGGGTAGCGCAGCCCCGTCAGGGGGGCGTGATCCACCGCGCTTCCTTCCGTACCTATGGGGAGAGGCCAGCAACGGTGACACAGCCCTTCGAACTGCCGCATTTCTATACGCCCCATCCGGCGCGCTTGAACCCGCATCTGGAGACGGCGCGTACGCATTCCAGGAAGTGGGCCCGCGACATGAAAATGCTGGAGGGCTCGGGCATCTGGGAGGAGAAGGATCTCGACGCCCACGATTACGCCCTGCTGTGTTCCTACACCCACCCGGACTGCGACGCCGACGCGCTGTCGCTGGTGACCGACTGGTATGTCTGGGTCTTCTTCTTCGACGACCACTTCCTGGAGAAATTCAAGCGGACGCTGGACCGGAAGGGCGGCAAGGAGTATCTGGACCGGCTGCCCGCGTTTATGCCGATGGACCTGAGCGCGCCCCGTCCGGAGCCGGCCAACCCGGTCGAGGCCGGGCTCGCCGACCTGTGGATGCGCACGGTGCCGCAGATGTCCGTGGACTGGCGGCGGCGGTTCGCCGAAAGCACCGAGCATCTGCTCAACGAGTCGCTGTGGGAACTGTCCAATATCAATATCCACCGGGTGCCCAACCCTGTGGAATACATCGAGATGCGCCGCAAGGTCGGTGGTGCGCCCTGGTCGGCGGGCCTGGTGGAGTACGCGACCGGCGCCGAGGTGCCCGCGTCCGTCGCCGCGTCCCGGCCGCTGCGGGTACTGCGGGACGCCTTTTCCGATGCCGTCCATCTGCGCAATGACCTCTTCTCCTACCAGCGCGAGACGGAGGAGGAAGGCGAACTGAGCAATGGCGTGCTGGTGCTGGAGAATTTCCTGGACTGCACCACCCAGGAGGCGGCGGAAGCCGTCAACGATCTGATCACCTCCCGGCTCCAGCAGTTCGAGAACACCGTCCTCGCCGAACTCCCCGCGCTCTTCCTGGAGAAGGGGCTCGATCCGGCCGCCTGCGCGAAGGTGCTGGCGTACGCCAAGGGGCTCCAGGACTGGCAGTCCGGCGGTCATGAATGGCATATGCGCTCCAGCCGCTACATGAACGGCGGCGGGGCGGCGGCCGGCAGCTCGCGGCCCTGGTCGCCGTTCTCCTTCGGCGGTCTCGGCACCTCGGCGGCGGACCTGAAGACCGCCCTGGCCACGGCCGGTGCGCTCCGCCTCCGCAGCGGTACCCACCTCCCGCACCAAAAGGTCGGACCCTCCCAACTCCCCGACTTCTTCATGCCGTTCACCGCCACCCTCAGCCCACACCTGGAAGGCGCCCGGTCGCGGCTCGTCGACTGGGCGCACCGGGTGGGCCTGCTCCGGCCACAGCCCGGTGTGCCGCTCTCCGACATCTGGGACGAGCCCGCGCTGATCCGGCACGATCTGGCGCTGTGCGCGGCGGGCATCCACCCGGACGCCACCCCGGAGCAACTGGACCTGGCCGCCGCCTGGCTGGCCTGGGGCACCTACGCCGACGACTACTACCCGGCGGTCTTCGGCCGCACCCGCGACCTCGCCTCGGCGAAGGTGTGCACCGAGCGGCTGTCGGCCCTCATGCCGGTCGACGCCGCCACGTCCCCGCCCGAGCCGGTCAACGCCCTGGAACGCGGGCTGGCGGACCTGTGGCCCCGTACGACGGCCGGGATGGCTCCCGAGGCGCGCCGGGCGTTCCGCGAGACCGTCGACACCATGACGGCCAGCTGGCTGTGGGAGATCGGCAACCAGATCCAGCACCGCATTCCCGACCCCGTCGACTACATCGAGATGCGCCGGGCGACCTTCGGCTCCGACCTGACCATGAGCCTGAGCCGGCTCGGCCACGGCCGGCGGGTACCGCCGGAGATCTACCGCACCGGCACCCTGCGCTCACTGGAGAACGCCGCCGCCGACTACGCCGGCCTGATGAACGATGTCTTCTCGTACCAGAAGGAGATCGAATACGAGGGTGAGGTCCACAACGGCATCCTGGTCGTGCAGACCTTCTTCGGCTGCGACTACCCGACCGCGCTGCACATCGTCCACGACCTCATGACCTCGCGTATGCGGGAGTTCCAGCATGTCGCGGCCCATGAACTCCCCGTCGTCTACGACGATTTCCAGCTGTCGCCGGAGGCACGCGCGGCGCTGGACGGCTATGTCCGCGAGCTGGAGCACTGGATGTCCGGGATCCTCGTCTGGCACCGGGACTGCCGGCGCTACCGGGCCTCCGAGCTGTGCCACCCGGTGGGTTCGCCGGGCCGGCTGGGTGCGCCGACGGGCCTGGGCACGTCCGCGGCCGGCCTCTTCCGGTCGGTCGCGCGGGTCGGGTAGACGGGCGGCGGCCCGGCCCGGCCCGGCTCGCTGCCGCTGCCGCCGGGGCCGGGCCCGCTGCGGACTCCCCGTGGCATGCGCCCGTGCCCCGCCCGTGCGCACTTCCGCGTCATGTGCCATCGACCTATGGTTCATGACCCATGTGCTTCATGACCCATGTGGTGCATGACCCATGTGGTGCATGGCCCATGCGTTCGGGGGCGAGCGGTGAGGGGGCGAACGATGGCGGCAGGGAGTGCAGCGGGCGGGTCGGCGGGTGCGTCGGCGGCCCGGCGGGCGCAGCAGGCCCGTCGGCAGGAGCGCCTGTTACGGGAACAGTGGCAGGCCGCCCGAGCGCGGGCCGAGCGCTGGGAGGCGGCGAGCGAGGGGGAGCAGCGGGTCGCCGCCCAGTTGCTGATGCTGGCCGAGCGGGGCTGGCGGCTGCTGGTGGACCGGCGCTGGCCGGGCACCCGCGCGGCCAATGTGGACATGCTGCTGATCGGCCCCGGCGGAGTCTTCGTCATCGACGTCAAGAACTGGCGGGCCGCCCCGGAGACCTCGGCCGGCCGGCTGCGGGCCGGTGGATTCTCCCGCGACGAGCACCGCCGCAAGCTGCTCGCGGTCACCAAGGCCGCCGAGAGCGCGGTGGCGTCCCTGGGGATGTCCCCGGTGGCGGTGCGCCCGCTGCTGGCGTTCGCGGGGCATCGGGTCGACGCGGAGCTGGGCCGGGTGCGGCTGCTGGGCGAGCGGGAGATCGGACCGGCGCTGCTGTCGGAGCGCACCCGGCTGTCCGCCGAGTCCGTCCGCGCCCTCACCGAGCATCTGGAACGGGTCTTCCCCGAGTACGAGGCGCCGCCCGCCGCCCCGCCCGCCGTCACCCCGCACGCCGCAACATCGGACACCGCCTCCCGAATACCGGACGCCGCGTCCGACGGCCTCTTCGACCTCGACGGACTGCGGGACGCCGCTCTCGACGAGGCTCGCCGGGCCCCCATCGAGCAGTGGATGACCTTCCTCGACCCCGACCAGCTCGCCCTCGTACGGCGCAACTGGGCGGGCCCGGCCAGGATCAGCGGCCCGGCCGGCACCGGCAAGACGGTCATCGCCCTGCACCGCGCCGCCTACCTGGCCCAGCGCACCAGCGGCCGCATCCTGTACGTCACGTTCGCCAACAACCTGCCCCGCGTCCAGGCCACCTTCCTGAAGGCGATGGCCCCGGCGGTGGCCGACCGGATCGACTTCCGCAGCCTGCACTCCTGGGCACAGGACTATCTGCGTGACCGGGGCGTCCCGGTCCACCTGCACAAGGAGAAGGCGGAGACGGCCTTCAGCTTCGCCTGGAAACACGTCGGCCGGAACAGCTGCCTGACCGAGATCGACCCGCTGCACCCGTATTGGCGGGAGGAGATCGACTACGTCATCAAGGGCCGCGGCATCACCTCCTTCGAGGAGTACGCCGCGCTGCCGCGCCGTCGCCGCCGCGCCGGGCTGCGCCGCCCGCACCGGCAGGCCGTCTGGTCCCTGTACGAGGCGTACGAGGCACAGCGCACCGAGCGCGCCGTCCACGACTTCAACGATGTGCTCTCCCTCGCGCTCGCCGAGGCGGCCGGCCGGATCGGGCACAGCGCCTACACGGCCGTCGTCGTGGACGAGGTCCAGGATCTGACCCTCGTCGGGGTGCGGCTGCTGCACGCCCTGGTGGGCGACACCCCCAACGGCCTCCTCCTGGTGGGCGACGGCCAACAGGCCGTCTACCCGGGCGGGTTCCGCCTCTCGGACGCGGGCATCGACATCCGCGGCGACCGCGGCCAGGTGC is part of the Streptomyces platensis genome and harbors:
- a CDS encoding nuclear transport factor 2 family protein, which translates into the protein MAPRAPFPPFDEPGAQQKVQAAEDAWNTRDPERVALAYTEDSVWRNRDTFLTGRDEIVAFLRRKWARELDYALRKELWSYSGNRIAVRFQYESHDAAGQWWRSYGNELWEFDADGLMRRREAGIHDVAIAEADRRIFGPRPEEERGRPLPFR
- a CDS encoding TetR/AcrR family transcriptional regulator, translated to MDLDEARTRILDAAEKLFYDRGIQAVGMDELRTAAGVSLKRLYQCFPAKHDLVEAYLRRRDTRWRAALAEYVDAHADGPADRPLAVFDWLGAWFAEDGFRGCAFVHAYGELGATSDRVGRVAREHKEALLGYVVGLVRAVPVGEPEVLARQLVLLIDGAIVGAALMGEPGAARQARTAAAALMAAAGSAAGTGVARNGT
- the rocD gene encoding ornithine--oxo-acid transaminase, producing the protein MTAPTRTAQVGAPRSSAELIQAESPVLAHNYHPLPVVVARAEGVWVEDVEGRRYLDMLAGYSALNFGHRHPALIEAAHRQLDQLTLTSRAFHNDRLAGFAEGLAELTGLDMVLPMNTGAEAVESGIKVARKWAYDIKGVPADRATIVVAGGNFHGRTTTIVGFSDDDTARVGFGPFAPGFRTVPYNDLAALEAALDETTAAVLIEPIQGEAGVLIPDDGYLTGVRELTRRNGCLFIADEIQSGLGRTGTTLAVEHESVVPDMLLLGKALGGGIVPVSAVVARRDVLGVIGPGQHGSTFGGNPLAAAVGSAVIELLATGEFQRRATELGAVLRDGLAVLTGKGVTGFRARGLWAGVDIDPALGTGREISERLLKEGVLVKDTHGSTIRLAPPLTITPEELASALDSLERALG
- the ddaH gene encoding dimethylargininase encodes the protein MSRESRPRRYLVCEPRHFAVHYAINPWMRADVPVDTALAGRQWEALMGTYRAHGHTVETVPPVPGLPDMVFAANSALVVGGRVFGSHFHAPQRRPESTEYETWFKAAGYDVYRPESACEGEGDLVPAGRFILAGTGFRTTPAAHREVQEFFGVPTIGLQLVDPYFYHLDTALFVLGESPETGEAHIAYYPEAFSSGSREVLRRLFPDAVLATREDAMAFGLNSVSDGRHVFVAPQASGLIAQLSAHGYVPVPVDLSEFHKAGGGIKCCTQEIRS
- a CDS encoding Lrp/AsnC family transcriptional regulator, coding for MTHKAVPFDDLDRKIVAALIDNGRASFAEIGAAVGLSSTAVKRRVDRMRENNVITGFTATVRPAALGWLTEAYVEVYCDSAAPPRRLAEVVRNHPEIAAAMTVTGGADALLHVRATDVEHFEEVLERIRAEPFIRKTISYMVLSHLLPDSPEAGAQQPSGGAAR
- a CDS encoding MarR family winged helix-turn-helix transcriptional regulator — protein: MTETAPPLPPDDLAHRLTEVFDLVGPLYRRVQRKVEQAAPIEGLSVGVRAVLDLLRENGPMTVPQMGRAQALSRQFVQRMVHDAAARHLVEITPNPAHQRSSLIRLTDDGRAAITAVLVREHALLGQVDGDLTDAEVTACVRVLTRMLALFDHVDVD
- a CDS encoding alpha/beta fold hydrolase, with product MTDALDVRTLETPDGLLAYRELGSGRPVVLLHGGFVDGGMWDDQLPYFARDHRVIVPDARGHGASANATRAFRPADDLAALLRHLDTGPAVLVGLSMGAATAVDTALEHPGLVRALVVSGAGTSEPEYHHPWARGVLAAQARAMAAGDIEGWIDAFLMFAAGPHRTVDAVDPQVVGRVRDMAERTLAKHTGAEPDWRVPVADTWARAAKITVPVLAVHGGLDSDDCIGMAERLVRSVAHGRAVTIDGTGHYPNMERPDLFNRTVGAALPALFAHQN
- a CDS encoding alpha/beta hydrolase, which produces MTRYADRHPDRIGKMALITPSVLAVGLDITGDLRCETARLRHEEPWFAPAFAALEALVAGKPADGCREAIAPFFYGRWDAAAQAHRAAEDDQRNAAAAAVFGAEGAFEPEATRAALAGFGRPVLLLAGEADLGAPPPVMAEFTGLFPHARLVVQPGAGHFPWLDDPGRFTAATAAFLA
- a CDS encoding ATP-grasp domain-containing protein, with translation MRLCFLVEEQYRHDGMPLEVIHQLRAWGHQVDVVWPGRSLIRISEAIQAGSHDAWVLKTVSGGPGLTLLEAAASVGLTTVNDVRAIRGVRDKALAAVIARGKGLPVPVTYAAARPEEFAEIAEAEFPLVVKPADGSSGRAVRLVATPDRLLEPGGPAGPDGPVGGLLIAQPYVPNSGTDLKVYSVAGELYATERCSPLHPAHAVRERQVPLTPEVARITAEIGDVFGLDLYGVDILLGPDGPVVVDINDFPSFRQVPDAVARVSAAVLDLARNGARGRGREACGGEASVREDAQDMPDAQDTQTAGRTGAAAAPATAQAGATAAPPSPFAAPSVPRPTRPAASIGGGR